The Mangrovibacterium diazotrophicum DNA window GCACATCATTTTAAGTCCACATGTGGGAGGAGACCTGACGAATGCTTCAGCTAGCTACAATTCCGTGTACGGTGAAATTAAATCCGACTGGAGAATCGAGGATCATGATTTTGTTTACAATGTTTCAATTCCTGCTAATACAACAGCAACTGTCGTTCTGCCAAAAGCCAAAGGAAAAGAATTGCTTGTTAATTCAAAACCGGTGAATGACGAATTCAAAGCGCGGATTGATTCGGAAAATGATCAAATGCAGATTCATTTAGGATCTGGAGGCTATTCATTTAGGTATCCTTTATCAGACTAAAAGGTATGAAAAACAACTTTTGAGAAGACCGGAGCGTTGCCAAACTGGCGATTGGAGCGGCTTTTATTGCGTTCAAAGTTGGTTTTTAGCCTCGCTGAAAACATGATTTTTGGCAGGTCTCTTGTTTGATGCTTTTCGGCAGATCGTTCATTTCAAGACTTTTGTAGTAGAAAAGTGCCCGAAAAGCCCGAAAAATAAGGAATAATAGCTGTTAAGCAGTTTGGAGTTATCAATAAAATTCTATTTTTGAGGAAACAAATACTTAAGAGAATTACATTATGAAAGAACTTTTGGAAAAAATCAATGCCGAGATCGCATCTTTTCAGGAAAATGCAACTGCACAATCAGAAAATGGTAACAAAGCTGCAGGTACTCGTGCACGCAAGGCTAGCTTGGAACTGGGTAAACTTATGAAGGAGTTCCGCCAGGTTTCATTAGAAGAGTCTAAAAAGTAATTCCATATTCTCCCTGCTCTGATAACCCGGGCAGGGAGAATCTTTTATAATTCGGTGGATGGACAATGATTGTTTGCTGACAAAGATCCAGATCCGTTTTCTGCTTTCCCTTTTCAACTCGTAATACCTGCATCAATCCAATATCAGGCTTTCTCACTACGAGTAATTTATTTCGACTAATTCTTCTCCTTATTTCTGACGTTCAGTCCGTCATATTTATTAATTGAAAAATATTCCACCACACTAATCAATGCCATGATTGCTGTGATTTTCAAGGCCAGCTGAAAATCGACTACGGCGTAATGTCCGCTCGCTGTATTGTGAAAGGAAGCTGCTAAATGTAACAGAATTGCACCTGTTGCAACTCCAATAGCGATGCTAATTTGCTGCATGGTGTTGGCAAGTGTATTGGCATGACTCATGGATGCCTTCGGTACATCGGCAAAAGCCAGTGTATTAAGACTGCTAAATTGCATGGAACGGGTCATGCCGGAGAAAAATAGTAAAGGGATCAGAATCAGGTAGGGCGTTTCCGGCTGCAGGTACGATTGTAGAAATACTGCCAGAGCAAGCAGGATACCGTTCACAATAAGCACCACCCGAAAGTTGAATTTGCGCGTTATCCAGATCGTTGCAGGCTTCATCGCTAAGTTACCGGTCATGCTGGCCATGTACAACAGACCAGCATCGAAGGCATTCAAGCCAAATCCAAGTTGAAAAAACAGCGGTAACAGGTAGGGAGCCGTGTTCATGACAATACGGATCAGGCCGCCGGAGAGAATATTGACCCGAAAGGTTTTTATTTTCACAACCGAAAAATCGATCAGCGGCGAATCAATGTTGATGGAGCGCCATACCGACAAACCAATAAGAACTGCAGACAGCAGAAACAAGGCCAAAATAGTCAGTTTCCCGGTAAGTTCTTCTGCTGTCAATTCGAATACCAGTATCAGGCTCAGCAGGCCCAGACTGCTCAGCAAAAATCCTTTCCAGTCGAGTTTTCGCTGGTTTGTTTCGGTGCGGCTGGGAATATACTTGAATGCCAATAACAAGGCAATGGCACCTAAGGGGATGTTAATGAAAAATATCCAGTGCCACGATTGGTAGGTCGTGAAATAGCCACCGATGAAAGGCCCTAAAATAGGACCGATAAGTCCCGGCCAGGTGATCAGTGCAATTGCAGTAACCAGGTCTTTCTTATCGGTGTGGCTCAGCACAGCCAGTTGTCCGACCGGAACCATTAAAGCACCAGCAATGCCCTGCAAAACCCGTGATGCAATAAATGTAGGAAACGAATTGGAAAAGCCGCACAAAACAGAGCTCAGCACAAAACCAACAATGGCTGCGCTAAACACCTTTTTGACACCAAAGCGATCTGCCACCCAGCCACTGACCGGAATAAAAATAGCGACCATAATAACGTAAGCCGTGATGCCCATGCTCATTGATGCAGTGCTCACACCAAAATCCTCAGCCATCTGCGGAATGGCGGTTGTAATTGCAGTGCCGTCGATCGTTTGCATCAGGAAAGTGCCCCCGACGATGAGTGATATAATAAGTGATAATCGTTTCATGATTAATTTCCTTTCTCTCTGACTAAATTTTGTGGCATTTTTCCCTGCAGACAGCACGAATAGATGTCATCCACAATGAGGACTGTGACCTGTCGGTTAATATTCAATATTAGAATCGTTGGACAGATCGCCTAATCACAGATGTTGGGGATTAGCCTTTCATAAGGTTGGGATCCCTGGGTGTCGGGAGTTTTAATGGAAGTAGACTGTAAAAGTATCTTATATGCGACACTAGTCTTTGCACAATTCGAGGAAAAAGTTGTACAATTCCGGTAGCTCTTTCTGTGGGGCAGGGCGTTGGTCTATCTGCTTGTCCTATTTCTGTTTTAGGATCAGCATTTCGTTGCCGCCTTTCTGAAATTCGTAGTCAACCTTTTCAATATGGACGAGGAAGTCCTTTTCAAAATGGTGAATTAGTTCATGCAGCAGTGCTGGTTTTTGGGCGTCCAGATCCAGGATCGGGAAAATGCGGATTTCGCGGGCAACCCGCAGCATTTCGGTAATTGAGGCGCGGTGAAATTCAAATCCCAGCTGCGCATATAAAATCAGGAAGTGGGAGCTGAGTGCCAGGTCGAACGATTGATCTTCAAATACAGTTTGATTGGGTAGCTCGTGGTTGATGTATCGGCCTGACTTTCTACCGTTCTCAAAATCTTCCAGAAAATCGTTCATGGCCGACAGCCGAGTGCGTTCCAACTCGTCGATATTCCTGATCTTCGTCCAAACGAAATTATCGAGGTTGTTTCGGGTTTGTTTCAGAACGACATCTTTGGTTTCGGCTATGCGCTGGCGCAAATCCGAAGCGGAGAACCGGTAGATAGGATCAATGGATACAACCTGTTTGTTCTGCGCAGTCATTTCCTTGTTGAAGCTGGCCGGTCCGTCGCCAAAGCTGATGATCCGTTTATCCAGATCAGATTCAGTTAGGCTGAATAGGCTTTTATATTCAGCTAAAGTGCGTCCCCAAGGGACAGTTTGCTTTAATTCGAAGGGCATGAGGTATTCGGTCTTATTTTTGGGTTTGAATAAAATATTTGGAGGTGACAATCCATACAAATCTGCTTTAGAGGTATAAGCTATTCATTTACCAGATTCCATTTCTGTTGCGATTTGCGATCGTAGAACTCGATGACTCCTAAGTCGGCTGCCTTTATAAAATACGAGATCCTGGGCGAGAGATTGGCAGTATCTTTCGAAATAACAAATACTTCTGAATATTGAAAACCATTGATCAAAGTATCTTGCATGTATGCAACCTTAATTGAATCAGCAAGAGAGCTTTGGCTAGGGATGTGGAACTTGAAAAAATCACTTTTGGTAATGTTGACGTTCATTCCCCAATTATCAGAGTTATCACTGTAATCCTCGCGTATTTCGTAGCCGTTATCTGCTTGTGAGGTTGAATAGTAACTTTCGGCTTCACACCAAACATCCATAATTAGGACGCCTCTAAATGAATATGGCTCGGTCATGTAATAATCGACCACACTTAATTCGATTGTATCGCTTTTGTTTGTGTATTTTAGTGTTTCACCGATCGAGTAAGGAACCCATTTCATTTCGGATTCGTCAAAACCAGGACATTTGTACTTGCAAGCAAAACTGGTCAATATTAGCAAACTAATTAGAAAATATTTTAGTTGTTTCATGCGCTGGCAGTTTTGTTTGAGGATGCATTTAGATCATCTTTAGTCGCCCTTTGTCTTTCTCAAAAACGTTTCAAATTACGAAACATAAATGAAGAATAGTTCAGTTCGAAGCAATTTGGAATCAATCTGCAAAAGAGTGGTTTCAGGGTTTCACAACCTTTTTCAATGCTGCGGGAACGCTGAACAGGTCGTAGTCGTTGGTGTAAATCAGGTATTTGTTTTGCCACTCGGGTCCGAACTTGTCCTTGAATTCCTTCAGGCCTTTGTAGTGTGCAAACGAGCGCATTTTTTCGTAGGCAAAACGGATGCCGCGTTCGGGGAAGTTTTTACCTTCTTCAATGCCGGCCATGGCGGCAAAACCCAGGTTAGCTGTTTTGTAGCCTTTGTCTTTCAGGTAGAAAAACAGTTCGGCCATCAGGTACTCCAGCAAGCCGTTAGGGCTGTCTTTGGCATTGCGAATCAGGTCGTAGGTGGTGTCGCCCGGCTGGTAGTCGGGGATGATGTTGGCAAAAGCGAGAATTTTTTCTTCTGCATCTTCGACGGTAATCACAGTTTGCTTTTTTAGCTCATCGGTATCGAACAAGCCTTGCGAAAATACCAGCTCGTCGTAATTCCGTTCCTTTTGCCATTCCACCGAGACAGCGTTCAGTTTTTGCAGCAAACCTGCTTTTAATGGTGGCTCGTAAACCTTGGCGACCAATCCCAATTCTTTCTGTTTGTTGGACGAGGTGCGAATGGACTTCTTCGCTTTGCCCTCAATGGTAAACGTTGTTAGGTCGAGTACCGCTTCCTGCCCAATCAGCAATGCTTTCTTTTTTAATTGCTCGTAGACGGGCAGGCTACTTTCAGACACACGGTAAAACAGGCTCTTCATGCCGTTGGCCGTGCAAAAGCTATCGAACTCGCGAATGACCATCGCTAGTTTCTCGGTGTCGGCACAAACGGGGTCTTCCAGTACGACGGCGTAATTCCCTGCCGGGCGGTAGGCCACAAAAGCTTCACCTTCGGCACTGAAAAAAAAGCTTTTGTCGTAATTGGTTTTGAAGTAGTCGAGCGGTGAGTGGCCGTACTTTTGCACAAGTTCCAGTGCCGCTTCCCGCTCATGTTCTTCAGCTTTGGCTTCGAAAAAGTAAGGGCGAACCAGGGTGTAAAGCAGAAAGCCAATGGTGAGGCCGCCTGCTGCATTCAGCGAATACAAAAAGTTGAGCGCGAATTTATCAGCCGGAACCAGTGCATCGCTTTGATAAAAGAAGAAGTTCTGAATGGTGTATCGAAGCGACTGTGCCAGACTAAAATCAGTATTGAAATGTTGCTTATCGAGAAAATAGAAGCCGATGACGCCGTACAACAACATTGCTCCGGCAGCAATGAATGCCGCATTGATCCCAATATTGGCCAGTTTGGGATTGCTGCGCACAAAATACTGGCGGCGTGTGAGGAGCAACGACTCCATGGTAAACAAGGCCAGCGACGCTTCTTCATAATCAATGGCTTTCGTGAGGTGGCCTATCGCCGAAATGGCTGCAAGGACAACCGTGATGTACCAGGCCGACCGGACACCCTTCAGCAAAAAGGCGGAAATGAGCAGCAGGAAAATTCCAACGACAAACACGGCATAGTTCGACAGGTTGATCGCGTACCACGGCAGAAAATCGAGCAGCAAGTGTAACCGGTAATGAATGGCTGGCGTGAGCACCGACGCAATGTTGACCAAGCCGAGAGAGAAGGTGAGTACAACCGGTACGATGCGCAACAAAATGTTGTTGCGGACAAACACGAAACTGAATCCGCCAATGAACAGCAGCAGCCAGAACTCGAAAAAACGGTAAAGGAAGGTGACCGAAACAGCTTCGAGGGTTGAAAAACCGTAGCGGGTGAGGATGAAACCCATCGACAGTTCGATGGCGCCCAGCCCGCGCAGGAACGGGGAGATGAGCAGGAACATCACCGAAACAATGTAGCCGATTATTGCTCCTTCGACCGACAGCGGATACCCCAGCGCACGCATGGCAATGAGCAGGTGCGCAATACCCACAAACTCGATAACAATGGAGATGAGCACCGTACGCATAAAATGTTTGCGGTTAAACCGAATGGCCTTTAATTCGGCATATTGGGCTTCGAAAGGTGGATGCAGTTTCACGATGAGCTGATACAACCATCCTTCGCTGGTGACCGAACGAACAGCAAGCACGATGCCACCGACAAGCAGCAGCAGTCCGACAAAGGTGTAAATCACTTTGGACGAAAGGCTGTTAATCAACAGCGAGTAAGCCAGCGCCGGAATGGCCACAATCACGACCGACAGGATACCCACAAAAGCATAAATGGAGGAGGCGACATGGATTTTCGATTTCGAAACCTGTTGCTTTTCAATACTCCGCGTGAAGAAGGCCAGTGACGAAATCCCCCCGGCCGGCAAAAATACGCTGATAAAATTTCGTTTCACAAACAACAGCATGGCACTGCGCAAAGTCACGCGTTCGCCCACCGCACGGAAACTGTATTGGTACATCACCCCCTGCAGGAAAATAAAAAAGCTCGTAATAGAGATTCCGATTAGTACCCAGATAACTGAGGCGTGTTGCAGTGTTGTTTTTACCTGCGACAGTTCCGTCTTCTCGTGCTTGATGAAATACAGGGCCAGTGCAATAAACAAAAAGGCCAGGATGCCTTGCAGAATGATGGTTCGGTTTTCCCGAATCCGGCTGACGTCGAGAATTTTTGAGCGCTTGATTTTCTTTGCTTCCCGGGTATTGCTTGAACTCATAGTTGACAATTCGTGATTCGTACCGGTTTCCGATTCCGAATTTAGTAAAAATATATGGCAACAAAACAGGGGCTGGAAGAGGGAGTATTCTTAGTCCGGATCAGCAGTATCAGCCTGAAAAAAGTGGCGCGGATATAGTCCCGCGCCACGAGTATGATCTAGTTTTAATTACTGGTTAATCTCCAATCTGCATTCCAACCTAATGTGCCGGTTGCTTTTTCGGTAGAGAGTGATGCGTCGGCCTCCGCTACATTATAGATACCTGTCTGTCCTTTTGTAACTGCTATTTCAGCAGCTTTTGCTGCGGCTTCAACATGAACTGAAGCCGGGGCAATTGGGTTTTCGAAACCTGTTTTCGGACCATAAAGGAGTCCATATCGAAGCACAATCCCTTCAACACCCGATTCCAATACTTGGCGCTCCAGGTTTCGGATACCCTCGGCTGTTTCACCATACACCGGATGCGCAGCCGGTAATAAGGGGTCTTCTTCTACATGTGGTGTTTCACCCTCGTCGTAAATAAAGGAGATACTTTGTGCGATAATTCGTTTGCAGCCTGCCTGTACGGCCGCATCAACTAAATTTTTGGTTCCCTCTGTTCTCAGGCGCGCATTGCGAACCAATGCGGCAGTCATTTCCAGCTCGTTAAGTGCGTAGGGGAGGTCGGTCAGCTGATTGATAACGACTTCCGGTTGAATTTCTGCAAGTACGCTTTGCAAACGTTCTGTATCATATACATCTACGACAACTGGTTCTACGCCCATTTTTTGAAGAAGTGCAGCCTTCTCTTCAGAGCGGGTTGTTCCGTAAACTTTCCATCCATTTTCAATCAGTAGCCGGGAAAGCGGCTGGCCAATGGCTCCTGCTGCTCCTGCTAAAAAGATTTTTTTCGACATGTTTGTATGTTTTAAATTTTGAATAATGTGAGTTGTGGCTTCCTTGGAGGAAGAATTATTTGGCCTGCCAGTAACAGCGTTTGGGAGAGATAATGGCTTCCTCCTTTTTTAATTGCTCCATGGCTTTGTCGACTTGCTTGCGCGGCAGACCAGTCAGTTCGACGATCTTTCCGGCGTTTAAGGGAGTAGCCTCTTTTTTGATGACTTCCAGCACCTGTTCTTTTGTGTCCATTCTGTTTGTTTTTGTTGTTAATTGATGGAAACAAAGGTATTTCGTGGCCGATTCAAAAAACTTAAACTGGTTTAAGAAAAGCAGGACATGTAGCGTTGGTCACCGCGATTCATTGGATTTAAATCAGAGGATTGTTTTAAATAGTGGCAGGCCGAAACCGAGCAATGGAAGCGGTGATCAATGAATTTGGAAAATCAGACCGAAATTAAGAATTCTTTTTTCGCAGTTCGCTGAGATATTCTGGTGTTAGGCCCAGGTATGAAGCCACCATGTATTGGGGCACACGTTGAATAAAATCCGGAAAGCTGGCGGCGAAATGCTGGTAGAATTCCTCCTTGGACATTTCGTAAACGTATTTGGATCTTAACTGCGACGCTGCGAGATTCCGCTGCATGACTATTCTAAAATACCGTTCCAATTGAGGCAGTGCTTCCAGCAACTCATCATACACCTGTCGATCGATTGAAACGACGCGGGAAGTCTCTATAGCCTGAATAAAATAATCAGAAGGGGTGTTGTCCATAAAACTGAAAAAGTCGGTTAGCCACCAACCTTCAAGGGCGAACTGCGTAATTTGTTCCGCTGATTTTTCATTGATGAAATACATTCGTAAACAGCCTTTTTCGACGAAGTAAAGCGATTTGCTAACATTGCCGTTCAAAAGGATCAGCTCCTTTTTCCGGGCTGTTTGGTGTTTGATAAAGGTGTTCAGAAGCAGGACTTCGTTCTCACTTAGGTTCACCAATTTGCGGATATGCTCAACGAGTGTGATTTGCATCGTAATTTTCCTTCTTTTTGAACGATTGAACAGGTTTTAGTCCGATTTACCTCTTATTCCGAATCGCCAGCTTTCTTATTCGAGCGGATAAGTAAAACCAAAAAGTAAAGGGTACCAATGCCAATGCAAACACTGCCGGCAATTTCAAGGACTCTGCTTTTATTGTGCAAAATACCAAAGCCCAGAATGACCAGCAGAACCGCAACAACATCCCAAACCCGCAACAGCGGTTTTTCTTTTTTCGTCATCCTGCAAATATAGAATTATTGCCGGCATTGCGGCGTCCTTTCTGAAGCAGGAAACAAATCCGTTGAATTCTCGAAGATCACTGAAATCAGCTTTTATTTCTGCTTTTCAAATTCCAGGCAGGCCATGATAAACGGGCCGAGCACTTTCCCTTCGGTGATGTTATTGATCATCACATCCTGGCCGCACAGGTAATAGTCGGCGTCGCCCTTGCGGGTGCTGCTCAGGCCTGCTGATTCGCAACTTTGAATGATTTTGATTTTGCCGTCCGGTTCCTCTACAACAAACTGGTCAATCAAGCCTTTGTAAGCCTTTAAGGCAACCGGTTTGTAGGTGTCGCTATCCAGAACTCCCAGGCGGATTCCCTTGAAATAAGCATAGGTGAACATCGACGAAGCGGATGATTCCAGGTAGTTGTTCACACCGCACGAACTGGCCAGGCTATTGTCGTACTGCAGCAGTTGGTACCAGCAACCCGACTGCTGATCCTGGCGGGCAGCCAGTCCGTCGGCCACGAGGTTGACATAGTTAATCAACCGAGGGCGGGCAGGATGATCTTTGGGCATGTATTCCAGCACATCAACCAGGGC harbors:
- a CDS encoding histone H1 — translated: MKELLEKINAEIASFQENATAQSENGNKAAGTRARKASLELGKLMKEFRQVSLEESKK
- a CDS encoding DHA2 family efflux MFS transporter permease subunit, with protein sequence MKRLSLIISLIVGGTFLMQTIDGTAITTAIPQMAEDFGVSTASMSMGITAYVIMVAIFIPVSGWVADRFGVKKVFSAAIVGFVLSSVLCGFSNSFPTFIASRVLQGIAGALMVPVGQLAVLSHTDKKDLVTAIALITWPGLIGPILGPFIGGYFTTYQSWHWIFFINIPLGAIALLLAFKYIPSRTETNQRKLDWKGFLLSSLGLLSLILVFELTAEELTGKLTILALFLLSAVLIGLSVWRSINIDSPLIDFSVVKIKTFRVNILSGGLIRIVMNTAPYLLPLFFQLGFGLNAFDAGLLYMASMTGNLAMKPATIWITRKFNFRVVLIVNGILLALAVFLQSYLQPETPYLILIPLLFFSGMTRSMQFSSLNTLAFADVPKASMSHANTLANTMQQISIAIGVATGAILLHLAASFHNTASGHYAVVDFQLALKITAIMALISVVEYFSINKYDGLNVRNKEKN
- a CDS encoding SAM-dependent methyltransferase; the encoded protein is MPFELKQTVPWGRTLAEYKSLFSLTESDLDKRIISFGDGPASFNKEMTAQNKQVVSIDPIYRFSASDLRQRIAETKDVVLKQTRNNLDNFVWTKIRNIDELERTRLSAMNDFLEDFENGRKSGRYINHELPNQTVFEDQSFDLALSSHFLILYAQLGFEFHRASITEMLRVAREIRIFPILDLDAQKPALLHELIHHFEKDFLVHIEKVDYEFQKGGNEMLILKQK
- a CDS encoding phosphatidylglycerol lysyltransferase domain-containing protein, encoding MSSSNTREAKKIKRSKILDVSRIRENRTIILQGILAFLFIALALYFIKHEKTELSQVKTTLQHASVIWVLIGISITSFFIFLQGVMYQYSFRAVGERVTLRSAMLLFVKRNFISVFLPAGGISSLAFFTRSIEKQQVSKSKIHVASSIYAFVGILSVVIVAIPALAYSLLINSLSSKVIYTFVGLLLLVGGIVLAVRSVTSEGWLYQLIVKLHPPFEAQYAELKAIRFNRKHFMRTVLISIVIEFVGIAHLLIAMRALGYPLSVEGAIIGYIVSVMFLLISPFLRGLGAIELSMGFILTRYGFSTLEAVSVTFLYRFFEFWLLLFIGGFSFVFVRNNILLRIVPVVLTFSLGLVNIASVLTPAIHYRLHLLLDFLPWYAINLSNYAVFVVGIFLLLISAFLLKGVRSAWYITVVLAAISAIGHLTKAIDYEEASLALFTMESLLLTRRQYFVRSNPKLANIGINAAFIAAGAMLLYGVIGFYFLDKQHFNTDFSLAQSLRYTIQNFFFYQSDALVPADKFALNFLYSLNAAGGLTIGFLLYTLVRPYFFEAKAEEHEREAALELVQKYGHSPLDYFKTNYDKSFFFSAEGEAFVAYRPAGNYAVVLEDPVCADTEKLAMVIREFDSFCTANGMKSLFYRVSESSLPVYEQLKKKALLIGQEAVLDLTTFTIEGKAKKSIRTSSNKQKELGLVAKVYEPPLKAGLLQKLNAVSVEWQKERNYDELVFSQGLFDTDELKKQTVITVEDAEEKILAFANIIPDYQPGDTTYDLIRNAKDSPNGLLEYLMAELFFYLKDKGYKTANLGFAAMAGIEEGKNFPERGIRFAYEKMRSFAHYKGLKEFKDKFGPEWQNKYLIYTNDYDLFSVPAALKKVVKP
- a CDS encoding NAD-dependent epimerase/dehydratase family protein, with the protein product MSKKIFLAGAAGAIGQPLSRLLIENGWKVYGTTRSEEKAALLQKMGVEPVVVDVYDTERLQSVLAEIQPEVVINQLTDLPYALNELEMTAALVRNARLRTEGTKNLVDAAVQAGCKRIIAQSISFIYDEGETPHVEEDPLLPAAHPVYGETAEGIRNLERQVLESGVEGIVLRYGLLYGPKTGFENPIAPASVHVEAAAKAAEIAVTKGQTGIYNVAEADASLSTEKATGTLGWNADWRLTSN
- a CDS encoding MarR family transcriptional regulator, which gives rise to MDTKEQVLEVIKKEATPLNAGKIVELTGLPRKQVDKAMEQLKKEEAIISPKRCYWQAK
- a CDS encoding Crp/Fnr family transcriptional regulator, with product MQITLVEHIRKLVNLSENEVLLLNTFIKHQTARKKELILLNGNVSKSLYFVEKGCLRMYFINEKSAEQITQFALEGWWLTDFFSFMDNTPSDYFIQAIETSRVVSIDRQVYDELLEALPQLERYFRIVMQRNLAASQLRSKYVYEMSKEEFYQHFAASFPDFIQRVPQYMVASYLGLTPEYLSELRKKNS